In Fimbriiglobus ruber, a genomic segment contains:
- a CDS encoding ADP-ribosylglycohydrolase family protein, with product MTTSTFPLPPDHATRMARVRLALDGLSVGDAYGGQFFLPANNQFTADDEWHIPPGPWVTTDDTEMALGIAEVLNEYGTVRQDDLAQAFARRFRAEPYRGYGPGAFRLLSAVAGGGDWRLESKALFGGMGSFGNGSAMRVAPVGAYFVDDGFDVVVEQARLSAEVTHRHPEGIAGGIATAVATAYAWQNRATTSEPATRAGLFATVLAHTPPGEMRDAIEHASIVDLTLSTQSAASLLGNGRRVTCQDTVPFCLWVSAKYLNDYAAAIWETIRVGGDIDTNAAIVGGIVILATGPDGIPEDWRARREELGPDRFGERG from the coding sequence ATGACAACCTCCACTTTTCCCCTTCCCCCCGACCACGCGACCCGGATGGCCCGGGTCCGGCTCGCGCTCGACGGCCTCTCCGTGGGGGACGCCTACGGCGGGCAGTTCTTCCTCCCGGCCAACAACCAGTTCACGGCCGACGACGAGTGGCACATCCCGCCCGGCCCGTGGGTGACCACAGACGACACCGAGATGGCGCTCGGCATCGCGGAAGTCCTCAACGAATACGGCACGGTTCGCCAGGACGACCTCGCGCAAGCGTTCGCCCGGCGGTTCCGCGCGGAGCCGTACCGCGGCTACGGGCCAGGCGCGTTCCGGCTCCTGAGCGCCGTGGCCGGCGGCGGCGACTGGCGGCTCGAATCGAAGGCGCTGTTCGGTGGGATGGGATCGTTCGGGAACGGCTCAGCCATGCGGGTGGCCCCGGTCGGGGCGTACTTCGTCGACGACGGATTCGACGTGGTCGTCGAACAGGCCCGGTTGTCGGCCGAAGTGACGCACCGCCACCCGGAAGGGATCGCCGGCGGCATCGCGACCGCCGTGGCCACGGCTTACGCCTGGCAGAACCGGGCGACCACGAGCGAGCCGGCCACGCGGGCGGGGCTGTTCGCCACCGTCCTTGCGCACACCCCGCCGGGAGAGATGCGGGACGCGATCGAACACGCCTCGATCGTCGACCTCACCCTGTCCACCCAGTCGGCCGCGTCCCTCCTCGGCAACGGCCGCCGCGTCACCTGCCAGGACACGGTGCCGTTCTGTCTTTGGGTATCAGCCAAGTACCTCAACGATTACGCGGCCGCCATCTGGGAAACGATCCGCGTCGGCGGCGACATCGACACGAACGCTGCGATCGTCGGCGGGATCGTTATCCTGGCGACGGGACCGGACGGCATTCCCGAAGACTGGCGCGCCCGCCGGGAAGAGTTGGGCCCGGATCGGTTCGGCGAACGTGGATGA
- a CDS encoding glycosyltransferase family 87 protein, with translation MTAARMSLPSRVFAPVHALPAVWQRVVLIVVIGLLVLVMNYRYAEKANKPSELGTQTRTAFLRWREQIQGLERGEDIYKLYNYPNPPIQALILFPLTKLPPIVGGLTWLNLKVLMAGAALVWAFRIVTDLGRTFPPYEMPITVIFSLHPILGDLSHGNVNIFIAFLLIGSLEAYRRGWDLTTGLALALAIACKVTPALFVPYFGWKWVWNIVSEARAGRSPVAAACGPAGKVLAGCVVGLGLWLFVVPGAVLGWERNTTLLTSWYEGMVHPFLVEGKVTSEEASQSIPGVVFRLLTHEPSKKEFDLKDGRVKSEEFHNFVDIGHDAAHWVIRGCQVLFVLGVVGLCRAPTGPTAPRQGVRLSAEFAYVILGMLLFSERTWKHHGVTLIVVYASLAAFWLFRPSSIAMRVYIGATYSAVAALILAPSFFGGHTQDVMMTYGSHTCVFLLLTTAVCVVMWYENRAGGRPVVE, from the coding sequence ATGACCGCCGCCAGGATGTCGCTACCATCGCGAGTATTTGCGCCCGTCCACGCCCTCCCTGCGGTCTGGCAACGAGTCGTTTTGATCGTCGTCATCGGATTGCTCGTTCTCGTAATGAACTATCGGTACGCGGAGAAGGCGAATAAGCCGAGCGAGCTCGGCACTCAGACGCGGACGGCGTTCCTCCGCTGGCGGGAGCAAATCCAGGGGCTGGAGCGCGGCGAAGACATTTACAAGCTGTACAACTACCCGAACCCGCCGATCCAGGCGCTCATCCTCTTTCCGCTCACGAAACTTCCACCAATCGTCGGCGGGCTGACCTGGCTGAATCTCAAGGTGCTGATGGCCGGGGCGGCCCTCGTCTGGGCGTTCCGGATCGTCACCGACCTCGGCCGCACGTTTCCGCCGTACGAAATGCCGATCACGGTGATATTCAGTCTACACCCGATCCTCGGCGACCTGTCCCACGGGAACGTGAACATCTTCATCGCGTTCCTCTTGATCGGCAGTCTGGAGGCGTACCGCCGCGGGTGGGACCTGACCACGGGACTGGCGCTGGCGCTGGCGATCGCGTGCAAGGTGACGCCCGCCCTGTTCGTCCCGTACTTCGGGTGGAAGTGGGTGTGGAACATCGTTTCCGAGGCCCGGGCCGGTCGCTCGCCCGTTGCCGCCGCGTGCGGTCCGGCGGGGAAAGTCCTCGCCGGGTGTGTCGTCGGCCTGGGATTGTGGCTGTTCGTCGTCCCCGGTGCGGTTCTCGGGTGGGAGCGGAATACCACGCTCCTCACGAGCTGGTACGAGGGCATGGTTCACCCGTTCCTCGTCGAGGGCAAGGTGACGAGCGAGGAGGCGAGCCAGTCGATCCCGGGCGTGGTGTTCCGGCTGCTCACCCACGAGCCGTCCAAGAAGGAGTTCGATCTCAAGGACGGGCGCGTTAAGAGCGAGGAGTTCCACAATTTCGTGGACATCGGCCACGACGCGGCCCACTGGGTCATCCGCGGGTGCCAGGTTCTTTTCGTTCTGGGCGTGGTGGGCCTCTGTCGCGCCCCGACCGGCCCGACCGCCCCGCGGCAGGGCGTCCGGCTGTCGGCCGAGTTCGCGTACGTCATTCTCGGGATGCTGCTGTTCAGCGAGCGGACCTGGAAGCACCACGGGGTCACGCTGATCGTGGTATACGCCTCGCTGGCCGCCTTCTGGCTCTTCCGCCCGAGCAGTATCGCCATGCGGGTGTACATCGGCGCTACGTACTCGGCGGTCGCGGCACTGATCCTGGCCCCGAGTTTCTTCGGCGGGCACACGCAGGACGTCATGATGACCTACGGGTCGCACACCTGCGTTTTCCTGCTACTGACGACCGCCGTCTGTGTCGTCATGTGGTACGAGAACCGCGCGGGCGGGCGTCCGGTTGTGGAGTGA
- a CDS encoding Gfo/Idh/MocA family protein yields MPPNDKPAVEHRPPDRRKFLRTTAAGAGAALGLAARSYASVPGANDRVRIGFLGCGGRAQAHIHLITRLAAETGGVAAAAVCDVWDGLEEDYDHKFGGTTTRRRYSQGLYPSAAKCGLDTSDSRRVTKDYRRVLELKDVDAVCIATPDHWHARMTIDAMAAGKDVYVEKPMTRTPEEATAVQDAAVRYNRVVAVGVQTLADPVWAAAHDLIRGGRIGPVAHLSAGVFRNDARGQWRFYRLVSQMSPKTIDWDLFLGHQFDVNGVKLGPSPHEVPFDRAAFAQWRCYSPFSGGPFTDLYVHQVTRLLAATGLRFPGRVAGAGGLYQEHDGRTVPDVGTLVADFEEGCQLVVTGSTLTAYPTEEVVRGRFGAVKFVKGGFQVVRDDPTGGAGLPQRLERSLEPTSWVPVDPPKNETEALWLNFLDCVRRRDRNTLSSPDLGAAAVVAVALAQRGYRDGRVYAWDNERRTAVPADAAWAAKWEHRARTGTASLSPPEYMKLAGPKFATDEHG; encoded by the coding sequence ATGCCGCCGAACGACAAGCCGGCCGTCGAACACCGTCCCCCCGACCGGCGGAAATTTCTCCGCACGACGGCCGCCGGAGCCGGGGCCGCGCTGGGTCTCGCCGCCCGATCCTACGCGAGCGTTCCCGGGGCGAACGACCGGGTCCGCATCGGCTTCCTCGGCTGCGGCGGGCGAGCCCAGGCGCACATCCATCTGATTACGCGGCTGGCGGCCGAGACCGGGGGCGTCGCGGCGGCCGCTGTGTGCGACGTGTGGGACGGGTTGGAAGAGGATTACGACCACAAGTTCGGCGGGACTACCACCCGCCGGCGATACTCGCAGGGGCTCTATCCCTCGGCCGCCAAGTGCGGACTCGACACCAGTGACTCGCGGCGGGTCACGAAGGACTACCGCCGGGTACTCGAACTGAAGGACGTGGACGCCGTCTGCATCGCCACCCCCGACCACTGGCATGCGCGGATGACGATCGACGCGATGGCGGCCGGGAAAGATGTGTACGTCGAAAAGCCGATGACCCGCACGCCTGAAGAGGCGACGGCCGTTCAGGATGCGGCGGTCCGCTATAACCGCGTCGTGGCGGTCGGAGTCCAGACACTCGCCGACCCGGTTTGGGCCGCCGCGCACGACCTGATCCGCGGCGGCCGTATCGGGCCGGTCGCTCATCTGTCCGCGGGGGTGTTCCGCAACGACGCCCGCGGGCAGTGGCGGTTCTACCGTCTCGTTTCGCAAATGTCGCCCAAAACGATCGACTGGGATCTGTTCCTCGGCCACCAGTTCGACGTGAACGGCGTGAAACTCGGGCCGTCCCCACACGAGGTTCCGTTCGACCGTGCCGCGTTCGCCCAGTGGCGGTGCTATTCGCCGTTCTCCGGCGGGCCGTTCACCGACCTGTACGTGCATCAGGTCACGCGACTGCTCGCCGCGACCGGGTTGCGGTTCCCCGGCCGCGTGGCCGGCGCGGGCGGCCTCTACCAGGAACACGACGGCCGCACCGTGCCGGACGTGGGCACATTGGTCGCTGACTTCGAGGAAGGCTGCCAGCTCGTGGTCACCGGGTCGACGCTGACCGCGTACCCGACGGAAGAAGTGGTGCGAGGGCGGTTCGGGGCGGTGAAGTTCGTGAAGGGTGGGTTCCAGGTCGTCCGCGACGACCCGACCGGCGGTGCTGGCCTTCCCCAACGGCTGGAGCGGTCGCTGGAGCCGACCTCATGGGTCCCCGTCGACCCGCCCAAGAACGAAACCGAAGCCCTCTGGCTGAACTTCCTCGATTGCGTCCGGCGCCGGGACCGCAACACGTTGAGTTCGCCCGACCTTGGGGCGGCGGCCGTCGTCGCGGTGGCCCTTGCACAACGGGGCTACCGCGACGGCCGTGTTTACGCATGGGACAATGAGCGGCGGACCGCCGTACCCGCCGACGCGGCATGGGCGGCCAAGTGGGAGCACCGGGCGCGGACCGGAACCGCGAGCCTGAGCCCGCCCGAGTACATGAAGCTGGCCGGTCCGAAATTCGCCACGGATGAACACGGATAA
- a CDS encoding Eco57I restriction-modification methylase domain-containing protein gives MGLDLLDRVDFLRLDANQKLQKSRNTDWGQFLTPAPVARMLAALIVNRRREVRILDAGAGSGSLFAAAVGELCQRTHKPNSIYVSAYEIDPALAAYLPDTFAFCDAACRAAGVAFLSQSFEGDFLAAVSPHLTDGLVASDDFPLFDLAILNPPYKKINAESHARHMLAGMGIETTNLYTGFMAVVVRLLAPGGELVAITPRSFCNGSYFRSFRKSFLTEMRLRTLHVFESRHRAFREDDVLQENVILHATKGGSRGKVCIVSSSGPEDELPLARQVKYAEVVRPDDPQAFIHIAADDLGNRVAASLAGFQASLQDLGLTVSTGRVVDFRAKDYLRQNPEKGTVPLIWPTHFDRGYIAWPKIGSKKPEAILNDVSVRSQLLPNENYVLVRRFSSKEEKRRVVAAVYEASRIPSDAVGFENHLNYFHHGGRGFDLPLAKGLAIFLNSTLVDVYLRQFNGHTQVNATDLRSLRYPSVEQLRRLGDNVSNMFPAQSEVDTLLSKELNMPDDQGIDSVKVKKKVVRGSSGRVR, from the coding sequence ATGGGGCTTGATCTGTTAGATCGCGTCGATTTTCTCAGGCTGGATGCCAATCAGAAGCTTCAGAAAAGCCGAAACACGGACTGGGGACAATTCCTCACGCCCGCACCGGTTGCTCGCATGCTGGCGGCTCTCATCGTGAATCGAAGAAGAGAGGTTCGCATACTTGATGCAGGCGCTGGTTCGGGGTCGCTGTTCGCCGCCGCCGTTGGTGAACTCTGCCAGCGGACGCACAAACCGAACTCGATTTACGTTTCCGCATATGAGATCGATCCAGCCCTCGCCGCCTACCTACCGGACACCTTCGCGTTCTGCGATGCGGCCTGTCGCGCGGCAGGTGTTGCGTTCCTTTCGCAATCCTTTGAGGGAGATTTTCTGGCAGCCGTTTCGCCGCACTTGACGGATGGCTTGGTCGCATCCGATGACTTCCCGCTCTTCGATCTGGCAATTCTCAACCCCCCCTACAAGAAGATCAATGCCGAGTCCCATGCGCGACACATGCTCGCCGGGATGGGTATCGAAACGACGAACCTCTACACGGGTTTCATGGCCGTTGTGGTTCGGCTCCTGGCACCGGGCGGTGAGTTGGTGGCGATCACTCCTCGGAGTTTCTGCAACGGGAGCTACTTTCGATCCTTCAGGAAATCCTTCCTGACCGAAATGCGGCTGCGCACTCTGCACGTCTTCGAGTCTCGTCATCGAGCGTTCCGCGAGGACGATGTACTGCAGGAGAACGTGATTCTGCACGCGACAAAGGGCGGCAGCAGGGGGAAGGTGTGTATAGTTTCGAGCAGTGGGCCAGAAGACGAATTACCGCTCGCTCGCCAGGTAAAATATGCTGAGGTGGTGCGGCCGGACGACCCGCAGGCGTTCATCCACATTGCGGCTGACGATTTGGGCAACCGGGTAGCGGCATCGTTGGCCGGATTTCAGGCGAGCCTCCAAGATTTGGGACTGACGGTTTCGACTGGGCGGGTGGTAGACTTCCGGGCCAAAGATTACTTACGGCAAAATCCCGAAAAGGGGACCGTGCCGCTCATTTGGCCGACGCATTTCGATCGCGGATATATCGCATGGCCCAAGATCGGTTCTAAAAAGCCCGAGGCCATCTTGAATGATGTTTCCGTTCGAAGCCAGCTATTGCCCAACGAGAACTACGTCTTAGTACGGCGGTTTTCTTCAAAGGAAGAGAAGCGGCGGGTCGTCGCTGCGGTTTACGAGGCGTCTAGGATTCCGAGTGATGCAGTAGGATTCGAGAATCACCTGAATTATTTCCATCACGGCGGCCGCGGATTCGATCTTCCCCTTGCAAAGGGGCTGGCGATATTTCTCAACTCGACGCTTGTTGACGTGTATCTCAGGCAGTTTAATGGGCACACCCAGGTGAACGCCACCGACCTGCGAAGTCTCCGATATCCGTCGGTCGAGCAACTCCGACGACTTGGGGACAACGTCAGCAATATGTTCCCGGCGCAATCGGAAGTGGATACACTGCTCTCGAAGGAACTCAACATGCCAGACGATCAGGGAATCGACTCAGTGAAAGTGAAGAAGAAAGTCGTTCGGGGTAGTAGTGGACGAGTACGGTAA
- a CDS encoding DUF262 domain-containing protein, which translates to MQRRPTSQDISWFLDLKRADQIELNPPYQRRSVWNLKDRRFFLDTVFRGYPSPPIFLHKTMNAAQQTIYAVVDGKQRLQTLFMFANNEISLPGDFGNDRLDGKSWEQLQPDERQIFWNYVVLVEFLTFNANDPHDVNQAFDRLNRNMRKLEPQELRHARWDGWFIKLVESEAEDVAWQKLGVVTKARTTRMKDVQFISELVLVIIEGKILGFEQQDLDAAYAKYDDPEELEEPIDTDDVKDKISDVKQYLLDMQDTNGCVKRISTNLGVFYTLWAIVSLHMGKLPLAPDLARKFVTFKEAVDTFNDSTEKAILLSGVDAAKYKLAEEFLQGYRANTDYTPRLKRQQALLAYIEGVAT; encoded by the coding sequence ATGCAACGACGTCCCACATCCCAGGATATCAGCTGGTTTCTCGACCTGAAACGTGCTGATCAGATCGAATTAAACCCGCCATACCAGAGGCGGAGCGTGTGGAATTTGAAGGACAGAAGGTTCTTTCTCGACACCGTCTTCCGGGGGTATCCGTCTCCGCCAATCTTTCTGCATAAAACGATGAATGCTGCCCAGCAGACGATTTATGCAGTTGTGGACGGGAAGCAGCGGCTACAAACACTGTTCATGTTCGCGAACAACGAGATCTCTCTGCCCGGCGATTTCGGTAACGATCGCTTGGATGGCAAGAGTTGGGAGCAACTGCAACCGGACGAGCGACAGATTTTCTGGAACTACGTGGTACTGGTAGAGTTCCTGACGTTTAACGCCAATGACCCACACGACGTAAACCAAGCATTCGATCGACTCAATCGGAACATGCGTAAGCTAGAGCCACAAGAACTCAGGCATGCCAGGTGGGACGGCTGGTTTATTAAGTTGGTAGAATCGGAAGCTGAAGACGTTGCCTGGCAGAAACTGGGCGTAGTGACTAAGGCACGCACCACCCGAATGAAGGATGTGCAATTCATTTCCGAGCTGGTCTTGGTAATTATCGAGGGCAAGATCCTCGGATTTGAGCAGCAAGATCTTGATGCTGCCTACGCCAAATACGACGACCCTGAAGAGCTTGAAGAACCCATCGATACCGACGACGTAAAGGATAAGATTAGTGATGTCAAACAGTATCTTTTGGACATGCAGGATACAAACGGGTGCGTGAAGCGGATCTCGACGAACTTGGGTGTCTTCTACACCCTATGGGCAATCGTTAGCTTACATATGGGCAAGCTTCCCTTAGCACCGGATCTCGCTCGTAAATTCGTGACATTCAAAGAGGCTGTGGATACTTTCAACGACTCTACCGAGAAGGCGATTTTGCTTTCCGGGGTGGACGCTGCAAAATACAAACTGGCAGAGGAGTTCCTCCAGGGGTACAGGGCGAACACCGACTACACACCTAGGTTGAAGCGGCAACAGGCTCTGCTTGCCTATATTGAGGGGGTCGCAACATGA
- a CDS encoding DNA-methyltransferase, with protein MAQAAGAPAADQDADRETVRTVYDGARGRMFQAKAEDALASPTLARWLGKIQLVFTSPPFPLQRKKKYGNLCGDEYTAWLAGFAPKLKEFLTPDGSIVIELGNGWNANEPTVSTAAIKALIAFQEAAGLYLCQEFICFNPARLPTPIEWVAVRRTRVKDAFTRVWWMSPTPHPKADNRRVLTEYSASMQRLLKKGTYTGGRRPSEHTIGERSFLSDNGGAIPPNVLIPPGSEAAALDAVLPIPNTVSGDKYHRACRDNGLARHPALMPEALVEFFVRFLTEEGDVVLDPFAGSNTTGAVAERLGRKWVAVEANAAYADTSRVRFDPPHPTPAGPKRRGPKA; from the coding sequence ATGGCACAGGCGGCCGGGGCACCCGCGGCGGACCAGGACGCAGACCGCGAGACCGTGCGCACGGTCTACGACGGCGCCCGCGGGCGGATGTTCCAGGCCAAGGCCGAGGACGCGCTCGCGTCCCCGACGCTCGCCCGCTGGCTGGGAAAGATCCAGCTCGTATTCACGTCCCCGCCGTTTCCGCTCCAGCGAAAGAAGAAGTACGGCAACCTCTGCGGCGACGAATACACTGCCTGGCTCGCCGGGTTCGCCCCGAAACTCAAGGAGTTTCTCACGCCAGACGGGTCGATCGTGATCGAACTCGGGAACGGGTGGAACGCGAACGAGCCGACCGTGTCGACGGCCGCGATCAAGGCGCTCATCGCCTTCCAGGAGGCGGCCGGGTTGTACTTGTGTCAAGAATTTATTTGCTTCAACCCGGCCCGCCTGCCGACCCCGATCGAGTGGGTGGCCGTGCGGCGGACGCGGGTGAAGGACGCGTTCACGCGGGTCTGGTGGATGTCCCCGACCCCGCACCCGAAGGCGGACAACCGCCGCGTCCTGACGGAATACAGCGCGAGCATGCAGCGGCTGTTGAAGAAGGGCACGTACACCGGCGGCCGTCGGCCGTCCGAACACACGATCGGCGAGCGGTCGTTCCTGTCCGACAACGGCGGGGCGATCCCGCCGAACGTGCTCATCCCGCCAGGCAGCGAGGCGGCCGCGCTCGACGCCGTGCTGCCGATCCCGAACACGGTGAGCGGAGACAAGTACCACCGTGCCTGCCGGGACAACGGGCTGGCGCGGCACCCGGCACTCATGCCCGAGGCACTGGTCGAGTTCTTCGTCCGGTTCCTGACCGAAGAAGGCGACGTGGTCCTCGACCCGTTCGCCGGCAGCAACACGACCGGGGCGGTGGCCGAGCGGCTGGGCCGCAAGTGGGTCGCGGTCGAAGCTAACGCGGCCTACGCGGACACGTCCCGCGTCCGCTTCGACCCGCCGCACCCCACCCCGGCCGGCCCGAAGCGGCGCGGGCCGAAGGCGTAA
- a CDS encoding DUF1559 domain-containing protein has product MTGPEDARAHDHQTPDPYDSGVRAATRSGMARYVPALGAVVMVVVGAILIMVAGSWVNDKAALSRSVNNEKQIGIAFQACHDTYGRLPNSYFQREADLTLPADSSRRLSWRVGLLPFIESTTIYVKFKQDEPWDGPTNGPLGEVAIDSYCNTGRGAKPPNNQTPYRVFVGGGALFDAEKPGKKFSEITSGLSDTILFVEAEQTVPWTQHNELPFDPDGPLPPLGTPGREVFLTGMADGSVRIVKKSVSPQALKAAITASGGGQLPLD; this is encoded by the coding sequence ATGACCGGCCCCGAAGACGCCCGCGCGCACGACCATCAAACCCCTGATCCGTACGACAGTGGTGTGCGAGCTGCTACCCGGTCCGGAATGGCGCGGTACGTTCCGGCGCTCGGCGCGGTCGTGATGGTGGTTGTCGGTGCGATTTTGATCATGGTGGCCGGGTCTTGGGTGAATGACAAAGCCGCACTTTCGAGATCCGTGAACAACGAGAAGCAGATTGGCATCGCGTTTCAAGCGTGCCACGATACCTACGGACGCCTACCTAATTCCTATTTCCAACGGGAGGCGGATCTGACACTGCCGGCCGATTCGTCCAGGCGATTGAGTTGGCGGGTCGGCCTGCTGCCGTTCATCGAATCGACGACGATTTATGTCAAATTCAAACAAGATGAGCCTTGGGACGGACCGACCAATGGGCCGCTCGGGGAAGTAGCGATCGATTCCTATTGCAACACAGGGCGGGGAGCCAAGCCACCGAACAACCAGACACCGTATCGCGTGTTTGTCGGTGGCGGTGCCCTGTTCGACGCCGAGAAGCCGGGGAAAAAGTTCTCGGAAATCACCTCCGGACTTTCGGACACGATCCTGTTCGTTGAAGCCGAACAAACGGTTCCCTGGACGCAACACAACGAACTCCCGTTCGATCCCGACGGACCTCTCCCGCCGCTCGGCACCCCAGGGCGCGAGGTGTTCCTGACCGGCATGGCCGACGGGTCGGTCCGAATCGTTAAAAAATCGGTCAGCCCACAGGCACTCAAGGCCGCGATCACGGCGAGCGGGGGCGGACAACTCCCGCTCGATTGA
- a CDS encoding IS66 family transposase, with translation MSAEVATTPAKLIPKSRFGTSVWVDVRLDKFATDRLLQAWGLLDFDVAAGTITDGVHRLQPLFQGLYDAVRERNGLSTQFQADDTRWKVFEVHEGNTGYVWWL, from the coding sequence GTGTCAGCCGAGGTCGCCACCACGCCCGCCAAGCTCATTCCCAAGTCGCGGTTCGGTACCTCCGTGTGGGTGGACGTGCGGCTCGACAAATTCGCCACCGACCGACTGTTGCAGGCGTGGGGATTGCTGGACTTCGACGTGGCGGCGGGCACGATCACCGACGGCGTGCATCGACTCCAACCCCTGTTCCAGGGCCTGTACGACGCCGTGCGCGAGCGGAACGGGCTGTCGACCCAGTTCCAGGCGGACGACACCCGCTGGAAGGTGTTCGAGGTCCACGAGGGCAACACGGGCTACGTCTGGTGGCTGTAG
- a CDS encoding YbhB/YbcL family Raf kinase inhibitor-like protein yields the protein MVAKPTTLSVSSPTLQPGDPIPAEYTADGRDVSPPLNWADVPHGSASLVLICEDPDAPRGLFTHWVAFNLPAGSRGLGEAFPTSASLPDGVAQATTDFGRTGYGGPAPPPGKPHRYFFRLFALDTRLDLDPGASHQEVRAAMEGHILAEGEFMGTYGRAAPK from the coding sequence ATGGTTGCCAAGCCGACGACTCTTTCCGTCTCGAGCCCCACCCTCCAGCCGGGCGATCCGATCCCGGCCGAGTACACCGCGGACGGCCGCGACGTGTCGCCGCCGCTCAACTGGGCCGACGTGCCGCACGGCTCGGCCAGTCTGGTCCTGATTTGCGAAGACCCGGACGCCCCGCGCGGGCTGTTCACACACTGGGTCGCGTTCAACCTGCCGGCCGGATCGCGCGGCCTCGGGGAAGCCTTCCCCACCTCCGCCAGTCTCCCCGACGGGGTGGCCCAGGCGACGACCGATTTCGGCCGCACCGGCTACGGCGGTCCGGCGCCGCCGCCCGGGAAGCCGCACCGATACTTCTTCCGCCTGTTCGCGCTCGACACCCGCCTCGACCTGGACCCGGGGGCCAGTCACCAAGAAGTCCGGGCGGCCATGGAGGGGCACATTCTGGCCGAGGGCGAGTTCATGGGCACCTACGGTCGCGCGGCTCCGAAGTAG
- a CDS encoding DUF6582 domain-containing protein, with the protein MTKHATWKPHEKHGHLTSRTDLPDSVFAFPGQRKEPLTDAAHVRNAIARFDQVDGVSDADRDVAFANIQKAAKHYEVEMTETDWRELGKNPHAHRATKK; encoded by the coding sequence ATGACGAAGCACGCGACCTGGAAACCTCACGAAAAGCACGGCCACCTGACTTCCCGAACCGACCTGCCGGACAGCGTGTTCGCGTTCCCCGGCCAGCGCAAAGAACCGCTCACGGATGCGGCACACGTGCGAAACGCGATCGCCCGCTTCGATCAGGTGGACGGCGTGAGCGACGCCGATCGAGACGTGGCCTTCGCCAACATTCAGAAGGCCGCCAAACATTATGAAGTCGAAATGACCGAAACCGATTGGCGGGAACTCGGGAAGAACCCGCACGCGCACCGCGCGACGAAGAAGTAA